In bacterium, the genomic stretch CTCTCCAGCGTCGCCAGCGGCTCTTCGACGATGCGTCCTATTTCTTTCCCGTCTCGCAGAAATACGAACGTCGGTACATGCGTGATATGGTATGGCGCTGCTTCCCCGCCCGGACTTTTCTTTTCCCTGTCCACCCCGATCATCTGCAGCTTTTCAGGTGTGATGCCGGCGACCTGCAGGATGCGGAGAAGACGCGGCACTTCACGTTTGCTGTCCGAGCACCATGTGCCCAGGACGCATATGATCGATACATCCGTCATATAGTTGGAAAGCTCTCCGGTATACTGCGGATCCGGTGTGTAGGAAACAAAATCATCACCGAACCATCCGGGGAGTTCGAGCAGATCCGGGATCTCCAACGGGCCGGTCAGCACCGGCTCCTCGTCCTGCGCAAATATGGGAGCAGCGAGCAGCACGCCCAGAACCCCCGTGATGAACATAGCGCGGAAAAAACTTGCCTTCTTCATCGTTGCGGTTCCTCTGGATGATGTGTGGCCGATGACATACCGTTGAATCTGCCGTCCTGCGCCCAGCTGAGTTTCCTGCGCAGGGTCTCGAAATACTGTGGTCCCATTCCCTTTACCAGAGCGACGGCATGGTCCCCGCGTGAAATATCGACCTCGACCGAAGGAATATCTTCACGCTGATAGCGTCCGTCAGCCATCACCATGACGCTGCCGTCCTCCGACCAGGCATGCACATGAATATGGCTGTCGCCGGAGACAATCACGGGACGCGCCGTCAGCGTATGGGCGCTGATGGGACTGATGATAATGACACCGCTTGAGGGCACGACGACGGGTCCCCCGGTCGCCAGCGAATACGCCGTCGACCCGGTGGGTGTTGAGACAATGAGTCCATCAGCGATAAACGTCGCAAGCAGATCGCCATCCACCACCGCTTCGACGGTGATAACCTTGGTGGAGCCGCTTTTCGCCAGAACAATATCATTCAGGGCATGGAAGCGCGTATCACCATCAGCGATATATCCGGTGATGGTCATGCGTTCTTCGATACTGTATTTGCCTTCGAGAATCTGTTCGATGGCCCAGAAGACCTCGTCGACACCGAGGTCGGAAAGGAAGCCGAGCTTCCCGAGATTGACGCCGAGCACGGGTGTTTCCGGGATCAGCGTATGCTGCACGGTTGCCAGCAGCGTCCCGTCTCCGCCGAAATTGATGACAATATCCGCCTGCTCCGCCACGGCATCCCTGTCGGCCACGCTCCAGAGGGCGCTGTCCCCTCCCTGCGGGGAGGGACGCACAGGTATCCCCTCTTCGATGATGAAGGGAATACTGCGCTCGAGAAGGAAAGCTGTGACGCGTTCGATGGCCTCGACGGCATGCGTTTTGGAGATATTCCCCATGATGCCAAATACGAGTGATGTGCGACTCGCCGACATAATGAACCTGTTGGAGAAAGCGACGTGGTAATGAGCTGCCAGATGCGCAGCATGCTGCCACGTAAATTGCAAAAGAAATATGCAGGGGGCAAGAACAGAAAGGAATCAGGCGAGTTCTATGCGCCGGATTTCCGGGAGGGCCAGCATCAATGCGCGCTCGACACCGGCGCGCAGGGTCATGATCGCCAGAGAGCAGGTTGCGCATTCGCCGAGGAAGCGCACTTCCACGATACCGTCAGGATGGACGGAGACGAGTTCGATATCGCCTCCGTCCTCCTGCAAATAGGGGCGAACGCTTTCCAGCGCCTTGAGGATGACGCTGCGGGCATCGTCGATATTCGGGATAATCGGTTCCATCCTAGCCAAGGGAAATGTCGATGGATGGAGCACCGGGCGAGGAAAGATTCTTCTGGGAAATCCCGCCCGCGAGCGTCAACGCTACATCGATGAAACTGTTGGTGACATCGGATTCCGGTTCGAGTTCGACGATGGGGACACCTTCGTCGCCACCCACGCGGACCTTCGTGGTGATGGGGATTTCCCCGAGGAAGGGGACGCCGAGTTCGGTTGCGGTGCGTTTACCACCTCCATTGGCGAAAATCTCTTCGCGTTCACCGCAGTGCGAGCAGATGTAATAGCTCATGTTCTCGACGATACCGAGGATGGGAACGGACACTTTGTCGAACATGCGGAAACCCTTGCGCGCATCGGCCAGTGCAATATCCTGCGGCGTCGTGACGATGACCGCGCCTGACAGTGGAAGCGACTGCGAAAGCGTGAGCTGAATATCCCCCGTTCCGGGAGGCATGTCGAACAGCAGGTAGTCGAGCTCACCCCAATCGACGTCGGTGAGGAACTGCTTGAGCGCGCCGCTGGCCATGGGGCCACGCCAGATAAGTGCGTCTTCCTGATCAATGAGGAAGCCGATGGACATCAGCTGCACACCGTACGCCTCTGTCGGCAGCAAACGAGTTTTCCCGTTGTCCTTGTACGCACGGGGCTGTGTTTTTGCGTTCATCATGAGCGGAATGCTGGGACCGTAGATATCTGCATCGATGAGTCCCACGCGTGCTCCGGATTTTGCCAGGGCGACCGCGAGGTTCACAGCGACAGTCGATTTTCCAACACCGCCCTTTCCACTTGAAACAGCGATGGTATTTTTCACACCGGGGAGCACGCTGTTTTTCATGGCATCTCCGGAATCCGGGATGGTCACGGTCGTGTCCATCGTCACCTTCGCTGCTGGGAGAGCCTCTGCGAGGGTTTTTCGTACCTCCTCTTCGAGCCCGGGACGCGCAAAACGGGGCGGGATTTTCATATCAAGTGTAAAACGAAGTTCTTCACCGCTGATGGTAAGATCACGAATCATGTCTGCCGCAACGACATCCATGCTCATGTACGGAGCAGTCACCGTGCGCAACGCGTCGAGAACGTCCTGCTCATTAAAATTCGCCTGTGCCATTATTTCTCCTTTGTCACAAAATGCAAACTGCAAGATCAGCAAGGATGGCAAGGAATGCAAAATCCTGCCATCGTATGGACTGTAAACACCTTATACTGCAAATGGGTTCAGGATTCGGGAGGGTTTGAGCCGGATTGCTGTGCTTTCCCCAGAGACAGCAAGTCATCAACGATACGGCCCGCCCTGTGCAGTCCGGTTGAAATCGTCTGCACGCACTGCGCCCTGACATCATCCGCGATACGGGGATCTTCGAGCAGCTGCGCGGCCGAGACCGCATAGGAGAGCGGATCGCGTAAACGGTGCGCCAAGCCTTCACTGCGTTCGCCAATGCGCGCCATGCTGCGTTCCTGCCGGAGTTCCTCCTCCAGCAGGCGCTGTTGGGTGATATCCTGTTCCATCACCAGCCAGTGTGCATCGAAGGGGAGTCCGTCACGCCGCAGCCATACGGCATGGACTACCCGCAGGTCGCCCTTCGGGAACATGCGCTCGCTGTCACCTTCCCAGCTCACCTGCTCACGGAGCCGCTGCAGCATGGGAATGCGGAAGGCTTCAGGGAATACGGGCAGCGAAAGGAGTTCCTGGTCAATCAGCACCGAAGCTTCGCGCTGACAAAGCGCACACGCTGCAGGATTTATGTACTGCACCGTTCCTTTCATGGAGAGCAGCAGAATCGCCTGCGGCAGAAGATCGAGCACCGTCGCGGCGGCGTTGGAGCTGTCGAAATAGCTGGTATGTTCAATGTGTGAAGGCATGCAACAGGACAATGGCAGACGCCGTTTTTCATGCGATGGAAGGATATCAGAGATAGCGCTCATCGAGATGATATTCGCTTACCTTTTTCAGCATGGTTTTATAGGTGATGCCCAGGATACGTGAGGCTCTTGCCTTGTTCCAGTCCGTGCGTTTGAGGATATCGAGTATCATATCCCTCTCGACGCGGGCAACATGTTCCCGGACCTGATTTCTGAGAGGCGTGCGTTTGACCGTGATCGGCGGCATGTTCAGGGCCGGCATCACATCCCGGAGCGACCGGATCTCGACATGCCTGGCCTCGATACTTTCGGCCGCGATGAGCACGGCCCGTCGTATTGTGGCCTTCAGCTGATGCACATTTCCCTGCCATTCTTCCTTGCGCAGCGCGTCGAGGGCCGCCTCCGTGATTTCAGGTGCAGGTCTGTCGAATTCCCTGGCAGACTCCTCAATGAACTCCTGAGCGAGTACAGGGATATCCACCAGGCGTTCACGCAGAGGTGGCAAATGAAGTACGCGTGCTTCGAAAATGGCGAGGAGCTCCGGGACGAGTCCATCATGCACTTCCTCAATAGGCTGTGACGAACTGCAGATCACGGCTGCGCCGAGCTTCAGCCAGGCACCCGTGGCCGGATGGGCGTATCCATCGCGTTCAATGTCGCGTGCGAGCCGTTCCTGCAGGGATTGCGGCATTTCCAGGATTTCATCGAAAAACAGTGTCCCATCCCGCAATCGCTCAAATTTCCCTGCACGTGACGGTCCCGTCGCGCGTCCCCCACCATACAACTCCGCCTGCAGCAGGGATTCCGTCGCTCCGGCACATTCAACGACCAGCATCTCACCCTGACGCTCACTGACCTCGTGCATCAGACGTGCAAGACGGCGTTTTCCGCAACCCAGTTCACCTGTCAGCAGGCAGGGCTCACCTGCGCGCGCGATGCGCTGCACCGATCGGGCAAGCGCCTGTAGCTCCTCCGCCTGTGAAAGGTCCGCCAGGAGCGGATGCAGTTCTTCCTCGACCTCTTTCTCGGGAAGCGGCATTCCTGCTGCATAGGCGAGAGCCCTGCGAATCGTTTTCACCATTTCGTCGTTATCGAATGGCTTAGCGACATAGTCGAACGCACCGGCCTTGATACCATCGACAGCATCGCGCACACTGGAAAGTGCTGTCATGAGGATGACCGGTAGTGAAGCATCCACCTCATGAAGGCGTTTGAGCACTTCAAAGCCATCGATCCCCGGCATGCGAATATCGAGTATGACAAGGTCGGGCCGCCTCGAGGCGACCATATCGATGGCCTCCTCCCCACGCGTCGCTGTGTGAACAGTAAACCCGTGGACTTTCAGCAGGTGTTTGAGGACGAAGAGAATCAGTTCTTCATCGTCGACGACAAGGATATCGGCGGAATCGGTCATGGATACACCCTATTTGGCAGGAAAAGCCGTGGTCCCTGCCAATAATATAACAATCTCTCATTCCCCGAAAAGTGCAGCTACAAAAAAACCCTTCCGCTGCTTAGCGGAAGGGCTTCTCTCCTCGTACGTATCTCTTGTACCGTACGTTTCTCTTTCCTAGCCCACCATTGAGCTGTCTGAGTCCGTATTCATCACCAGCGTTCTCTGTTGTACGCCATGCTTCGTGTGCAGGCGGGCGTAGCATCCCCCTGAGGGGAAGGTTTCGCCATAGAGTTTCAACTCGTGATAGCCTGGCTTCATCATTTTATGATCATAGATCGTATGGATGACCTGGCCGTAGTTGTTGTAGATTTTCAGTGACACTTCCTGCGCTTCCTCCAACGTGAACGTCAATGTCGCACTCGGATTCAGCGGGTAGGCGTACTGTGAAAATGAAAAAGGGATTTCCATTGCTGCTTCACTGCTCCGTTCCAGGCTGTTTCGCATGAGCTGTGTTCCTCGAAAAAGTTCACTGTGGGCGGAGACGGCGCTCCGCCCACAGTGCTGCATTTGTGCTCTACTCTCTCCACTCTCACGTGTATAGAGCACATATATGATCTTACTTGTTGAGGACGAGTTTCTGCTGCTGGACGGTACCGGCTGCTTCGAGGACGGCGATATACACGCCGCTTGGCAAGGCTGATCCTTCAAATTCCACCGTGTGGAAGCCGGCATCGAATTCGCCGTCGACCACGGTTGCCACAACCTGACCGAAGGTGTTGTAGACCTTCAGCGATGCGTGGGCAGCTTCCTGAAGCGAGAAGCTCAGCTTCGTGCTGGGATTAAAGGGATTCGGATACGCTTCGTAAAGCTCGACGCGGTCGGCCTGTGCGCCGGTGAAAGCGTACACGATGCCAGAGTAGTCGATCGTACCGTCACGGTCTTCCTGGCGAAGACGATAG encodes the following:
- a CDS encoding thioredoxin; this encodes MKKASFFRAMFITGVLGVLLAAPIFAQDEEPVLTGPLEIPDLLELPGWFGDDFVSYTPDPQYTGELSNYMTDVSIICVLGTWCSDSKREVPRLLRILQVAGITPEKLQMIGVDREKKSPGGEAAPYHITHVPTFVFLRDGKEIGRIVEEPLATLERDMMGILMVSQNGE
- a CDS encoding NAD(+)/NADH kinase; its protein translation is MSASRTSLVFGIMGNISKTHAVEAIERVTAFLLERSIPFIIEEGIPVRPSPQGGDSALWSVADRDAVAEQADIVINFGGDGTLLATVQHTLIPETPVLGVNLGKLGFLSDLGVDEVFWAIEQILEGKYSIEERMTITGYIADGDTRFHALNDIVLAKSGSTKVITVEAVVDGDLLATFIADGLIVSTPTGSTAYSLATGGPVVVPSSGVIIISPISAHTLTARPVIVSGDSHIHVHAWSEDGSVMVMADGRYQREDIPSVEVDISRGDHAVALVKGMGPQYFETLRRKLSWAQDGRFNGMSSATHHPEEPQR
- a CDS encoding NifU family protein, producing MEPIIPNIDDARSVILKALESVRPYLQEDGGDIELVSVHPDGIVEVRFLGECATCSLAIMTLRAGVERALMLALPEIRRIELA
- the apbC gene encoding iron-sulfur cluster carrier protein ApbC, producing MAQANFNEQDVLDALRTVTAPYMSMDVVAADMIRDLTISGEELRFTLDMKIPPRFARPGLEEEVRKTLAEALPAAKVTMDTTVTIPDSGDAMKNSVLPGVKNTIAVSSGKGGVGKSTVAVNLAVALAKSGARVGLIDADIYGPSIPLMMNAKTQPRAYKDNGKTRLLPTEAYGVQLMSIGFLIDQEDALIWRGPMASGALKQFLTDVDWGELDYLLFDMPPGTGDIQLTLSQSLPLSGAVIVTTPQDIALADARKGFRMFDKVSVPILGIVENMSYYICSHCGEREEIFANGGGKRTATELGVPFLGEIPITTKVRVGGDEGVPIVELEPESDVTNSFIDVALTLAGGISQKNLSSPGAPSIDISLG
- a CDS encoding sigma-54 dependent transcriptional regulator translates to MTDSADILVVDDEELILFVLKHLLKVHGFTVHTATRGEEAIDMVASRRPDLVILDIRMPGIDGFEVLKRLHEVDASLPVILMTALSSVRDAVDGIKAGAFDYVAKPFDNDEMVKTIRRALAYAAGMPLPEKEVEEELHPLLADLSQAEELQALARSVQRIARAGEPCLLTGELGCGKRRLARLMHEVSERQGEMLVVECAGATESLLQAELYGGGRATGPSRAGKFERLRDGTLFFDEILEMPQSLQERLARDIERDGYAHPATGAWLKLGAAVICSSSQPIEEVHDGLVPELLAIFEARVLHLPPLRERLVDIPVLAQEFIEESAREFDRPAPEITEAALDALRKEEWQGNVHQLKATIRRAVLIAAESIEARHVEIRSLRDVMPALNMPPITVKRTPLRNQVREHVARVERDMILDILKRTDWNKARASRILGITYKTMLKKVSEYHLDERYL